The nucleotide window CCGTACCTGGACGAAATCGTTTCAATCCACGTCAGTCCCGGAGAACTGACGGATCTTCGTCCAGTCCGAGGCGGCCTTGTACCCGGTCAAGTTTCAATCCACGTCAGTCCCGGAGAACTGACGGATCAGTTTCGAGTCAAACCATCAGCACCCGCGTGCTTATAGTTTCAATCCACGTCAGTCCCGGAGAACTGACGGATCTCCAGGTCGCAATCCTTCGAGTTGGCCCACAGGCTGTTTCAATCCACGTCAGTCCCGGAGAACTGACGGATCGGTATCTGCTTTATCGCCTTGCCAGCTTCACAGCAGTTTCAATCCACGTCAGTCCCGGAGAACTGACGGATCGGCTGATGTATAAAGTATTCCATGGCGACACCTCGTTTCAATCCACGTCAGTCCCGGAGAACTGACGGATCGACCCGAACGCCGAACCGGATGAAACCTATGATGGTGTTTCAATCCACGTCAGTCCCGGAGAACTGACGGATCAGCTTTTTCCCAATGCTCCTGGTTATGGTCAAGGTTTCAATCCACGTCAGTCCCGGAGAACTGACGGATCAACCTTCCGGTAGATTCTTTCCGGTTGCGTCCATGTTTCAATCCACGTCAGTCCCGGAGAACTGACGGATCGTTGACGGTGGGTCCGGTCACGCCATTGCCCAGGGCGTTTCAATCCACGTCAGTCCCGGAGAACTGACGGATCAAGCTTCCATGCGTTCTTGCGCCGTTAATGGCCGTGTTTCAATCCACGTCAGTCCCGGAGAACTGACGGATCATGTTCGACAAGGTTTTGACTCACAAAGATCTGGTGTTTCAATCCACGTCAGTCCCGGAGAACTGACGGATCTGCTGTCCTTTGAAATCATAATTCCTGACTCTTTAGTTTCAATCCACGTCAGTCCCGGAGAACTGACGGATCGCAGTTGCAGGCTGACTGGCAGACGGCCAAGGAGTTTCAATCCACGTCAGTCCCGGAGAACTGACGGATCCAGCACGGCATGCGCGGTAATTCTCCGCCGAGCAGAGTTTCAATCCACGTCAGTCCCGGAGAACTGACGGATCCTGCTGCCTCGTTGGATCACTTCGACCGAGTAGTTGTTTCAATCCACGTCAGTCCCGGAGAACTGACGGATCCACCAACCTACTGCTGGATCGTACGAAGAGTCCAGTTTCAATCCACGTCAGTCCCGGAGAACTGACGGATCTGGTTCCGCCTCATGATTGAAGATGAGGACCTCATGTTTCAATCCACGTCAGTCCCGGAGAACTGACGGATCACCAACAGCCTCTTGGAGGATATGCCCTTCAAGGTTTCAATCCACGTCAGTCCCGGAGAACTGACGGATCGCCTGGAAGCTCTGAAAGCCTTCATAGATTCGTACTGTTTCAATCCACGCCAGTCCCGGAGAACTGGCGGATCGTTCTACCTTAATCCCTGACGCCTCTTTGATCTCTCGTTTCAATCCACGCCAGTCCCGGAGAACTGGCGGATCAATACATACAGGATTTCGAGGCGGATTCGGTAGTGCAGTTTCAATCCACGCCAGTCCCGGAGAACTGGCGGATCTTTAACCAGGGCCTTGATATCCGGCTTCTTGATCAGGTTTCAATCCACGCCAGTCCCGGAGAACTGGCGGATCGGGCGATGGGCTGTTGATGCCGATGCGGCCATAAATGTTTCAATCCACGCCAGTCCCGGAGAACTGGCGGATCCCGTCGTCATTGACTGATGGCGTCAGCAGGTAAACGTTTCAATCCACGCCAGTCCCGGAGAACTGGCGGATCGAGGCCATGGCCGTCAAAGTCACCGACATTCTCAAGTTTCAATCCACGCCAGTCCCGGAGAACTGGCGGATCGCGGGCGGTGCGGCAGGAACAGAACGGAATCGAAAGGTTTCAATCCACGCCAGTCCCGGAGAACTGGCGGATCCCGGCGGTCTGCTCGTTTTCCCTGGCGACCTCTGAGTTTCAATCCACGCCAGTCCCGGAGAACTGGCGGATCGCACTACAGACTGAATGCACTACTGACATTACATTGGTTTCAATCCACGCCAGTCCCGGAGAACTGGCGGATCTTTACCGTCACAAGGTGTCAAAATTGCAGATACCAGAGTTTCAATCCACGCCAGTCCCGGAGAACTGGCGGATCAGTCCTCTACGGGCTTTTGTCTGTGGTAGTGATGGCTGGTTTCAATCCACGCCAGTCCCGGAGAACTGGCGGATCTATATCCTACTCACAAACTGTACTTAATAGTAGACGTTTCAATCCACGCCAGTCCCGGAGAACTGGCGGATCACGGGCCGTATTTCTTGTTGTCAACGGTTATAGTGTTTCAATCCACGCCAGTCCCGGAGAACTGGCGGATCTCCGGCAACCATGCTGCTTAACCGGACGCACCGGAGAGTTTCAATCCACGCCAGTCCCGGAGAACTGGCGGATCGAGGGGAGGAAGAGAGAAGACCAGTAAGCAATGAAGTTTCAATCCACGCCAGTCCCGGAGAACTGGCGGATCTTATCTCCCAAAGGTGAACGGGTAGCCCCGGTGTTGTTTCAATCCACGCCAGTCCCGGAGAACTGGCGGATCCGATGTCGCCCTTGTGATCCGCCACCAGTTCGTCAAGTTTCAATCCACGCCAGTCCCGGAGAACTGGCGGATCCCGAGTACAGCAGAATGCCCATCAGGTACACCGATGTTTCAATCCACGCCAGTCCCGGAGAACTGGCGGATCGCCGAGTACAGCAGAATGCCCATCAGGTACACCGATGTTTCAATCCACGCCAGTCCCGGAGAACTGGCGGATCCTTTGACGGTATGACCTTGACCATGATTGTGCTTGTTTCAATCCACGCCAGTCCCGGAGAACTGGCGGATCCGTGGCACAAATCCCCAATGCTTTGTGTTGATTTGGTTTCAATCCACGCCAGTCCCGGAGAACTGGCGGATCGCCTGACCGCGTGTAAAAATCAGCATATGCTCATTGTTTCAATCCACGCCAGTCCCGGAGAACTGGCGGATCGCAAAAGGGGAATAGCCCATGAACCGCGATAATTTGTTTCAATCCACGCCAGTCCCGGAGAACTGGCGGATCGGGGATCGTATTGAGACAGAACACACCGGAAACCTGTTTCAATCCACGCCAGTCCCGGAGAACTGGCGGATCCAGAGGTGATGCAGGCCCTTGATGAAGGGATAAAGTTTCAATCCACGCCAGTCCCGGAGAACTGGCGGATCGCCACACTGAAAGATGAATGCGAACGCCTACAAAAAGTTTCAATCCACGCCAGTCCCGGAGAACTGGCGGATCATCCCTGAGAAGTGGCAGATGGACGCAGAGAAGAAGTTTCAATCCACGCCAGTCCCGGAGAACTGGCGGATCAACGAGTACACTGTTCTTTTCGGTTATACTAAGCGTTTCAATCCACGCCAGTCCCGGAGAACTGGCGGATCACTTTGCGGAGCTATGCAGTGTTCAATCATTTCTCGTTTCAATCCACGCCAGTCCCGGAGAACTGGCGGATCCCGCCCGTCCTTATCCTCACAGGCCCCAACGTTGTTGCGGTTTCAATCCACGCCAGTCCCGGAGAACTGGCGGATCGGCGGGGGGCAGGAGCTATCAACGGCGTTGATCGTGTTTCAATCCACGCCAGTCCCGGAGAACTGGCGGATCGGGGGTAGTTGTCCCCATGCCCTTCGGCACCGTTGTTTCAATCCACGCCAGTCCCGGAGAACTGGCGGATCGCTTGGCTCCGGGGTAAGCTGTTCACGATTATCGATGTTTCAATCCACGCCAGTCCCGGAGAACTGGCGGATCATTGCGCCGTATCCTGTGCTACCCCAGGTGGACATGTTTCAATCCACGCCAGTCCCGGAGAACTGGCGGATCGTCATACCCCCGAGTCGCCCAATACCAGAGATATTTGTTTCAATCCACGCCAGTCCCGGAGAACTGGCGGATCTCCGGTTTCCATCCGCAATGCGGGCAGGCAGGATGTTTCAATCCACGCCAGTCCCGGAGAACTGGCGGATCCGGTTCCGTGAGTATGGAAGCTCAGTTCCCTGAACTGTTTCAATCCACGCCAGTCCCGGAGAACTGGCGGATCCCCACCAACTTCTCACCGGAGGATTACCTGGAATATGTTTCAATCCACGCCAGTCCCGGAGAACTGGCGGATCGCAAGTCGTGTCGGCAGTGCTGCGGGATCCTGGTCGTTTCAATCCACGCCAGTCCCGGAGAACTGGCGGATCGCTGGACGAAGTGAAGCAGATCACCCTGGAGTGGGGTTTCAATCCACGCCAGTCCCGGAGAACTGGCGGATCGCGATCTGACCACGCGCTTGAATGTGGCTTGGCAGTTTCAATCCACGCCAGTCCCGGAGAACTGGCGGATCATGATCTCCAGCGTCTGGTCGGGGGGAAGCTGGTTTCAATCCACGCCAGTCCCGGAGAACTGGCGGATCTGCCCCCTCAAATTAGGGACAGATTACAACATGTTACATATGGAATTTCACGAACCGTCACTTTCGTTGTTTGAGCACGCCGCATGCCATCCCCCCACCTCCTATTTTCCCTAATGATTCCAATCATCGCGAAAGTTCCGCGTTTTTGAATGAGCACTAGGTTCGCGCGGCTCATACCACCAACGTTTCTTCATCGAAAAACAACGTCCTGGTAGCACCATATTCCTCGACCCTCTGCTCTCTCGGTTCGGTCAGGCGATATAGCCGCAGATTGTCCAGTTCCAGCTTGACCTCTTTGAGCAATTTTTTACGCAATTGTTCGTACTTCATCTCATCCACTTGGCACTCGAAAACTGATTTCTGCACGCGCTGGCCGAAGTTTTTACAGACTTGCGCCACCCGCCGGAGCCGTTTGCGCCCCTCCCGTGTTTCAGTATTGACGTCATAGCAGACAACTACCCACATGGTTAGTGTCCTGAGTTATTGGAGTTGATAGAGTTATTGGAGTTGCTGGAGTTTGAGTGATTGCAGAGATACCGGGAAAACGCCATGATCATTTTAGATACCTCGTCGGCCAATCGGTACAAGTCATCGAACTCGGTCGTAGCCAAATACCCCTGATCAAGCGCAACGTAGAGCGCGGATTGAACTTCCGCTGCTGAACCATGGGCAATTATGAGAAACTGACTGAACTCCCGCTTCGTTTTTCTGGCAAACCCCTCGGCAATGTTGAGCATGATGGAGACCGCTGCCCGCCGTATCTGATCGCGCAGGCCGAAATCCCTGGTAAACGAACCAGAATTGCTGATGGAATACACATGCTTCACCAGCATCCGCGCCTTTTGCCACGCCTGAATATCCTCAAACCGCTCAATCTTAGCCATATCTGCCCCCAACTCTATGAACTCTCTAACTCTATAACTCATTAACTATAGACGTATGGAATGTATGCTTCCAGGTCCCCCCTCAGATGCCGGGCCAGAAGACGGGCCTGTAGATGGGGTAACAGGCCTATCGGGGTCTTTTCTGAGA belongs to Geobacter sp. SVR and includes:
- a CDS encoding four helix bundle protein; amino-acid sequence: MAKIERFEDIQAWQKARMLVKHVYSISNSGSFTRDFGLRDQIRRAAVSIMLNIAEGFARKTKREFSQFLIIAHGSAAEVQSALYVALDQGYLATTEFDDLYRLADEVSKMIMAFSRYLCNHSNSSNSNNSINSNNSGH
- the cas2 gene encoding CRISPR-associated endonuclease Cas2, coding for MWVVVCYDVNTETREGRKRLRRVAQVCKNFGQRVQKSVFECQVDEMKYEQLRKKLLKEVKLELDNLRLYRLTEPREQRVEEYGATRTLFFDEETLVV